From one Planktothrix agardhii NIES-204 genomic stretch:
- a CDS encoding histidine triad (HIT) protein yields the protein MADTIFNKIIRREIPADIVYEDDLCLAFRDIAPQAPVHILVIPKKTIPQLADATPEDHALMGHLLLKVKQVAQDAGLDGGYRVVINTGEDGGQTVDHLHFHILGGRQLQWPPG from the coding sequence ATGGCTGATACGATTTTTAACAAAATAATCCGTCGGGAGATTCCGGCTGATATTGTTTATGAGGATGATTTGTGTCTGGCTTTTCGGGACATTGCCCCCCAAGCCCCGGTTCACATCCTGGTTATTCCTAAAAAAACTATTCCGCAACTGGCTGATGCTACACCGGAAGACCATGCACTGATGGGACATCTACTGTTAAAGGTGAAACAGGTTGCTCAGGACGCGGGACTAGACGGTGGCTATCGAGTTGTGATTAATACTGGCGAAGATGGCGGACAAACTGTAGATCATCTTCATTTTCATATTCTTGGTGGTCGTCAACTGCAATGGCCTCCTGGTTAA
- a CDS encoding putative protein phosphatase, with product MKRYFAGMTDTGNVRNVNQDAYYIDPDGRFFIVADGMGGHAGGQEASLIATKTIKEHILEHWDSSEASQTILKNAFVAANKALLEDQQQHPERSDMGTTAVVALFRDPDSPWFANVGDSRLYRLRGHQLEQITEDQTWVAQAVKSSRLKQDEARTHPWRHVLSQCLGREDLSEIEIDQMDVQSGDRLLLCSDGLTEELSDGVIASNLKSIRACDTAATALIKAAKDREGKDNITVIVVAIE from the coding sequence ATGAAACGTTATTTTGCTGGAATGACGGATACGGGCAATGTTCGTAACGTCAACCAAGATGCTTACTATATTGATCCTGATGGCCGTTTTTTTATTGTCGCCGATGGCATGGGTGGACACGCAGGCGGCCAGGAAGCCAGTCTGATTGCTACTAAAACCATTAAAGAACATATTCTTGAGCATTGGGATAGTTCTGAAGCATCCCAAACTATCCTCAAAAATGCCTTTGTCGCCGCCAATAAAGCACTTTTAGAGGATCAGCAACAACATCCTGAACGCTCAGACATGGGAACAACGGCGGTTGTGGCTTTATTCCGAGATCCCGATAGTCCTTGGTTTGCGAATGTGGGGGATTCCCGTTTATATCGTTTACGGGGACATCAATTAGAACAAATTACAGAAGATCAGACTTGGGTAGCTCAAGCGGTTAAGTCCTCCCGTCTCAAGCAAGATGAGGCTCGCACCCATCCTTGGCGTCATGTTTTATCCCAGTGTTTGGGACGCGAAGATCTCTCGGAAATTGAGATTGATCAGATGGATGTCCAGTCGGGAGATCGCCTATTGTTATGTAGTGATGGCTTGACCGAAGAACTCTCGGACGGGGTGATTGCTTCCAACCTGAAATCAATTCGAGCTTGCGATACCGCAGCTACGGCTTTAATTAAAGCGGCTAAAGATCGGGAGGGGAAGGATAATATTACGGTGATTGTGGTCGCGATTGAGTGA
- a CDS encoding photosystem q(b) protein has product MIPTLLTATICYIVAFVAAPPVDIDGIREPVAGSLLYGNNIISGAVVPSSNAIGLHFYPIWEAASLDEWLYNGGPYQLVIFHFLIGILCYMGREWELSYRLGMRPWICVAYSAPVAAAAAVFLIYPIGQGSFSDGMPLGISGTFNFMLVFQAEHNILMHPFHMLGVAGVFGGSLFSAMHGSLVTSSLVRETTETESQNYGYKFGQEEETYNIVAAHGYFGRLIFQYASFNNSRSLHFLLGAWPVIGIWFTALGVSTMAFNLNGFNFNQSIIDSTGRVINTWADVLNRANLGMEVMHERNAHNFPLDLASGESAPVALIAPQING; this is encoded by the coding sequence ATGATCCCCACCTTATTAACCGCCACCATCTGCTACATCGTCGCCTTCGTCGCGGCTCCCCCCGTAGACATCGATGGTATCCGTGAACCCGTAGCTGGTTCGCTGTTATACGGAAACAACATCATCTCCGGTGCAGTTGTTCCTTCCTCTAACGCCATCGGTTTACACTTCTACCCCATTTGGGAAGCAGCCAGCTTAGATGAGTGGCTGTACAACGGAGGCCCTTACCAGTTAGTGATTTTCCACTTCCTGATTGGGATTCTGTGCTACATGGGACGGGAATGGGAACTCTCCTACCGTTTAGGGATGCGTCCTTGGATCTGCGTCGCCTACTCTGCACCAGTTGCAGCAGCAGCCGCCGTGTTCCTGATCTACCCCATCGGTCAAGGTTCATTCTCTGATGGTATGCCTTTAGGTATCTCTGGAACCTTCAACTTCATGTTAGTGTTCCAAGCCGAACACAACATCTTAATGCACCCCTTCCATATGTTAGGAGTTGCTGGAGTTTTTGGTGGTAGTTTATTCTCCGCCATGCACGGTTCTTTAGTTACCTCTTCCTTAGTTCGTGAAACCACCGAAACCGAGTCACAAAACTACGGTTACAAATTCGGTCAAGAAGAAGAAACCTACAACATCGTTGCAGCCCACGGTTACTTTGGTCGTTTAATCTTCCAATATGCCAGCTTCAACAACAGCCGTAGCTTACACTTCCTGTTAGGCGCATGGCCTGTAATCGGAATTTGGTTCACCGCTTTAGGTGTATCCACCATGGCATTCAACCTGAACGGTTTCAACTTCAACCAGTCAATCATCGACTCTACCGGTCGCGTGATCAATACCTGGGCTGATGTGTTAAACCGCGCTAACCTGGGTATGGAAGTAATGCACGAGCGCAACGCTCACAACTTCCCCTTAGACTTAGCTTCTGGTGAATCTGCTCCTGTGGCTTTGATTGCTCCTCAAATCAATGGTTAA
- the nblA_1 gene encoding phycobilisome degradation protein: protein MNQPAELSLEQQFNLTSFKMQVGQMSPEQAQEFLINLYEHMMVRENMYQHFLKHHWGLEPNFAQE from the coding sequence ATGAACCAACCCGCAGAATTATCTCTTGAGCAACAATTCAACCTCACCTCCTTCAAGATGCAAGTCGGTCAAATGAGTCCAGAACAGGCTCAGGAGTTTTTGATTAATCTCTATGAACACATGATGGTCAGAGAAAATATGTATCAACATTTTCTCAAACACCATTGGGGACTCGAACCAAATTTTGCTCAGGAGTAG
- a CDS encoding carboxypeptidase translates to MSVSSSPNPKYTELLNRLTEINDIKSAISLLYWDQATYMPPGGAPARGRQMATLRRLAHEKFTDPVLGELLEDLRTEEANRPYPSLEASLIRVTCRDYQRAVRVPSKLMAQISQHQSACYHAWAKAREAQNFAIVQPYLKTTLELSQEYALCFPGYEHIADPLIDQQDQGMTVAKVRSLFEPLREQLVAIVEDISSCVPLNNSCLHQDFSPKEQIKFSLGVIRSLGYDLNRGRQDKTLHPFMTKFSIDDVRITTRVYEHHLEQALFSTIHEAGHALYEQGIALELEGTPLAGGASSGLHESQARLWENVIGRSRGFWEWFYPRLQGVFMRQLGQVTTNQFYQAINKVTPSLIRTDADEVTYNLHIMIRFDLELAMLEGKLAISDLPEAWNERYKKDLGVIPTTDIEGVLQDVHWYIGLIGGMFQSYTLGNLMAAQIYHTIISFDPEIPFEIERGNVKRLLEWLQQNIYQHGRKFTTSELMEQVTGSPLKIDPFIHYLHNKYEYLYNCKF, encoded by the coding sequence ATGTCCGTTTCTTCCTCTCCAAACCCCAAATACACAGAACTACTTAATCGCCTCACGGAGATTAACGATATTAAATCGGCAATTTCCCTGTTGTATTGGGATCAAGCCACCTATATGCCGCCTGGGGGTGCTCCGGCCAGAGGGCGACAAATGGCCACATTACGCCGCCTCGCCCATGAAAAATTCACCGATCCGGTTTTGGGAGAACTCTTAGAAGACTTACGGACGGAGGAAGCTAACCGTCCCTATCCCTCCCTAGAAGCCAGTTTAATTCGTGTCACCTGTCGAGATTATCAGCGAGCGGTACGGGTTCCTTCAAAGCTGATGGCACAGATATCCCAGCATCAATCTGCCTGCTATCATGCCTGGGCTAAAGCACGGGAAGCCCAAAATTTTGCTATTGTTCAACCTTATTTAAAAACCACTTTAGAATTGAGTCAGGAATATGCCTTGTGTTTTCCAGGGTATGAACACATAGCCGATCCCTTAATTGATCAACAGGATCAGGGGATGACGGTGGCAAAGGTGCGATCGCTATTTGAACCTCTGCGTGAACAATTAGTTGCGATCGTAGAAGATATTAGTAGTTGTGTTCCGTTAAACAACTCTTGTTTACATCAAGATTTCTCTCCTAAAGAGCAGATTAAGTTTAGTCTTGGGGTAATTCGATCTTTGGGGTACGACTTAAATCGAGGACGTCAAGACAAAACCTTGCATCCGTTTATGACGAAATTCTCGATTGATGATGTTAGAATTACTACCCGTGTTTATGAACACCATCTGGAACAAGCCTTATTTAGTACCATTCATGAGGCGGGTCATGCCCTCTATGAACAGGGAATTGCACTGGAGTTAGAAGGTACTCCCTTAGCGGGGGGTGCTTCCTCTGGTTTGCACGAAAGTCAAGCTCGTTTATGGGAAAATGTCATCGGTCGCAGTCGCGGGTTTTGGGAATGGTTTTATCCCCGGTTACAGGGGGTGTTTATGCGGCAGTTAGGACAAGTTACAACTAATCAGTTTTATCAAGCAATTAATAAAGTTACTCCTTCTTTAATTCGTACCGATGCCGATGAAGTTACCTATAATTTACATATTATGATTCGGTTTGATTTAGAGTTAGCAATGTTGGAGGGAAAATTAGCTATTTCTGATTTACCTGAAGCTTGGAATGAGCGATATAAAAAAGATTTAGGGGTGATTCCAACAACAGATATTGAGGGCGTATTACAGGATGTGCATTGGTATATTGGACTAATTGGGGGAATGTTTCAAAGTTATACGTTAGGGAATTTAATGGCGGCTCAAATTTATCATACTATCATTAGTTTTGATCCTGAAATTCCCTTTGAAATTGAACGGGGAAATGTGAAGCGGTTATTAGAATGGTTGCAACAAAATATTTATCAACATGGTCGAAAATTTACCACATCAGAATTAATGGAACAGGTGACGGGTTCTCCCCTGAAAATTGATCCATTTATTCATTATCTGCATAATAAATATGAATATCTCTACAATTGTAAATTTTAA
- a CDS encoding hypothetical protein (protein of unknown function DUF820) has protein sequence MALTAQQIADLMPDTSQLESDEPEMESSLHYLQLALLASCLDWLWRDREDYFIGANLTIYYSQQQLKNREFRGPDFFVAKNTAKRPRRSWVVWQEDGKYPDIIIELLSDSTAKIDRGEKKNLYQNRFRTPEYFWFSPEDLELAGFRLSGEEYEPILLNESGLLWSHVLGLYLGIYHNQLRYFSAAGELIATPQEAALQSQILAETERQRAETEHQRAETEHQRAERLAERLRALGINPD, from the coding sequence ATGGCACTCACAGCCCAACAAATCGCAGATTTAATGCCGGATACGAGTCAATTAGAAAGTGATGAACCGGAAATGGAAAGTTCTTTACATTATTTACAATTAGCCTTGTTAGCTTCTTGTTTAGATTGGCTCTGGCGAGATCGAGAGGATTATTTTATTGGAGCCAATTTAACTATTTATTATAGTCAACAACAACTCAAAAATCGAGAGTTTAGAGGCCCAGACTTTTTTGTTGCTAAAAATACGGCAAAACGTCCTCGTCGCTCTTGGGTTGTCTGGCAAGAAGATGGTAAATATCCCGATATAATTATAGAATTACTCTCGGATTCTACAGCAAAAATTGATCGAGGAGAAAAGAAAAATCTGTATCAAAATCGGTTTAGAACCCCGGAATATTTCTGGTTTTCTCCCGAAGATTTAGAGTTAGCTGGATTTCGCTTAAGTGGTGAGGAGTATGAACCCATTTTACTGAATGAATCGGGGTTATTATGGAGTCATGTATTAGGATTATATTTGGGAATTTATCACAATCAATTGCGTTATTTTAGTGCAGCCGGGGAATTAATTGCCACCCCACAAGAAGCCGCACTTCAATCTCAAATCTTAGCTGAAACCGAACGTCAACGGGCTGAAACCGAACACCAACGGGCTGAAACCGAACACCAACGGGCTGAACGTTTAGCAGAAAGACTCCGAGCATTAGGAATTAATCCCGACTAA
- the ppnK_1 gene encoding inorganic polyphosphate/ATP-NAD kinase, whose product MEIKQVIIAHKARDPLSKRWAEQYAQYLEKRGCHVLMGPSGAKDNPYPVFLASRNVSIDLAIVLGGDGTALAAARHLAPEGIPILAANVGGHLGFLTESFEDVENSELVIDRLFEDRYAVQSRVMLQAMVYEGSRTNLEPVSDRFLALNEMCIKPASAYRMPTSFLEMEVDGEVVDQYQGDGLIVGTPSGSTCYNTSAGGPILHPGMAAISVTPICPLSLSSRPIVLPAGSVVSVWPLADTEHDTKLWMDGVLATSIWPGQRVDVSMANCEAKFIILRENYSFYQTLREKLQWAGARIRHINNHRN is encoded by the coding sequence ATGGAAATTAAACAGGTAATTATCGCCCATAAAGCTAGAGATCCGTTAAGCAAACGCTGGGCAGAACAATATGCTCAATATTTAGAAAAGCGCGGATGTCATGTTTTAATGGGGCCCAGTGGAGCCAAAGATAACCCCTATCCGGTTTTTCTCGCTTCTCGTAATGTTTCAATTGATTTAGCAATTGTCTTGGGTGGGGATGGCACAGCTTTAGCCGCAGCCCGACATTTAGCCCCGGAAGGTATTCCCATTTTAGCGGCAAATGTGGGGGGACATTTAGGATTTTTAACCGAATCTTTTGAAGATGTTGAAAATAGTGAACTTGTCATTGATCGACTTTTTGAAGATCGCTATGCGGTGCAAAGTCGGGTGATGTTACAAGCGATGGTTTATGAAGGAAGTCGAACTAATTTAGAACCCGTGAGCGATCGCTTTTTAGCATTAAATGAAATGTGTATCAAACCCGCTTCCGCCTATCGAATGCCCACATCATTTTTAGAGATGGAAGTGGATGGAGAAGTCGTTGATCAATATCAAGGAGACGGTTTAATTGTGGGAACTCCCAGTGGTTCCACCTGTTATAATACCTCCGCCGGAGGGCCGATTTTACACCCCGGAATGGCGGCAATTAGTGTGACTCCCATTTGTCCTTTAAGTTTATCCAGTCGCCCGATTGTTTTACCTGCGGGTTCTGTTGTTAGTGTTTGGCCATTGGCTGACACGGAACATGATACAAAACTCTGGATGGATGGGGTATTAGCAACCTCTATTTGGCCGGGTCAACGGGTGGATGTTTCCATGGCAAATTGTGAGGCAAAGTTTATTATTCTGCGGGAAAATTATTCGTTTTATCAAACACTAAGAGAAAAATTACAATGGGCTGGGGCAAGAATTCGACATATTAATAATCATCGGAATTGA
- the anmK gene encoding anhydro-N-acetylmuramic acid kinase: MRVIGLISGTSVDGIDGALVEISGSPGDWHLELLAGTTLPYPVDLRSQILDVCAGKSLSMPELAELDDAIATVFADAALSLQQSSEPAELIGSHGQTVFHRPPQNHQLGYSLQLGRGELIAQLTGLTTVSNFRVADIAAGGHGAPLVPILDTYFLRHPNYDRCIQNLGGIGNVTYVPKTDNQILGWDTGPGNALIDLAVQYFSAGAQTYDRDGAWAATGTPCIALVEGWLQQDFFQQPPPKSTGRELFGVDYWQRCLREAEPYNLSPADILATLTELTVVSIHHSYCQFLPELPDQILLCGGGSHNHYLQQRLQTLFAPIPVFSTSELGLNADFKEAIAFAVLAYWRLLEIPGNLPSVTGAVSEVLLGEIHPVFTPNVIRSQSIT; the protein is encoded by the coding sequence ATGCGTGTGATTGGTTTGATTAGTGGAACTTCAGTGGATGGGATTGACGGGGCCCTGGTGGAGATTTCGGGTTCCCCAGGGGATTGGCATTTAGAATTGCTGGCTGGGACAACCCTCCCCTATCCGGTGGACTTGCGATCACAAATTTTGGACGTATGTGCTGGAAAGTCTCTATCCATGCCCGAACTGGCTGAATTAGATGATGCGATCGCCACGGTTTTTGCCGATGCTGCCTTAAGTTTACAACAGTCCTCTGAACCTGCGGAACTGATTGGCTCCCACGGTCAAACTGTGTTTCATCGTCCCCCCCAAAATCATCAACTGGGTTACAGTCTGCAACTCGGACGGGGAGAGCTAATCGCCCAGTTAACGGGTTTAACCACCGTCAGTAATTTTCGGGTAGCGGATATTGCCGCCGGAGGTCACGGCGCCCCCCTAGTTCCAATTCTCGATACCTATTTCCTCCGCCATCCCAACTATGATCGCTGCATTCAAAATTTGGGGGGTATTGGCAATGTCACCTATGTCCCGAAAACCGATAACCAGATTTTAGGCTGGGACACTGGGCCGGGAAATGCCTTAATAGATTTGGCCGTACAGTATTTTTCTGCGGGCGCTCAAACATACGACCGGGACGGGGCTTGGGCGGCGACGGGAACCCCCTGCATCGCCCTAGTTGAAGGGTGGTTACAGCAGGATTTTTTTCAACAACCGCCCCCGAAATCGACGGGACGGGAATTATTTGGGGTGGACTATTGGCAACGTTGTTTAAGGGAAGCTGAACCCTATAATTTAAGTCCGGCGGATATTTTAGCTACCTTAACTGAATTAACCGTCGTTTCAATTCATCACAGTTATTGTCAATTTTTACCGGAATTACCCGATCAGATTTTATTATGTGGGGGAGGTAGCCATAACCACTATTTACAACAGCGTTTACAAACTTTATTCGCCCCAATTCCAGTTTTTTCCACTTCTGAACTAGGCTTAAATGCTGATTTTAAAGAAGCGATCGCTTTTGCGGTTTTAGCCTATTGGCGACTATTAGAAATTCCGGGAAATTTACCTTCGGTAACGGGCGCGGTTTCAGAGGTTTTATTGGGAGAAATTCACCCGGTCTTTACTCCTAATGTGATACGATCCCAATCAATAACTTAA
- a CDS encoding putative protein phosphatase — translation MSKPAVNSFFVGRALAEGLYEQLGNSLTNALSELGKFEAEQKEHLRSFTQQVMERATQEVATVVGDSNFPASNSEPVDLQATIDELRAEVAQLRSELQQYRNRTV, via the coding sequence ATGAGTAAACCCGCCGTGAATTCGTTTTTTGTAGGCCGTGCCTTAGCTGAAGGACTATACGAACAACTGGGAAATAGTCTGACCAACGCTTTGAGTGAACTCGGAAAATTTGAGGCCGAACAGAAAGAACATCTACGCTCATTTACCCAACAGGTGATGGAACGCGCCACCCAAGAAGTGGCAACCGTTGTTGGCGATAGTAACTTTCCCGCATCTAACAGTGAACCCGTAGACTTACAGGCCACTATTGACGAACTGCGGGCCGAAGTTGCGCAATTACGCTCCGAACTGCAACAGTACCGTAATCGTACCGTTTAA